The genomic window CTGGGGATATCGCGCGCTGGTGATTCCGCACGGGACCGCGTGGGGGATGTACACGCCGCAGGGGTCGAGTTGGGCGAAGCAAGCGACGTTGGCACAGCACGACCCGAAGTGGCAGAAGTTGGTGGAGGTCTACTCCGGCCACGGGAACGCCGAGGAGTTTCGTGACTGGAACTCCGTCACGATCGCGGCGGACGGCACGAAGACGTGCCCTGAGGCGTCGGACACCTACCTCCCCTCGTGTCGGCGTGCGGGAGAGATCATTCGGCAGCGCTGTCTGGACGCGGGCGAGAGCGCTGAGGAGTGTGAGTTGCGCGCGGTCGTGGCGGGCCAGAACTACGTCGACGCGGACATCTCCGGGCATCTGACGGTGCCGGGCGTCGCGCTCGAGGAGTGGCTGGATTCGGGCCAGTGTACGGACTGCTTCCAGCCGGCCTTCAACTTCCGGCCGAAGAGCAGCGTCCAATACATGACGGCGGTCGCTGGCTTCGAAGATCCGAGCGATCCGGTTCGTCTTCGGTTCGGCTTCCTGGCGTCGAGCGATGTCCACTCGTCGCGGCCGGGCACGGGCTACAAGGAATACGAGCGAACGCGGATGACCGAGGCGCGCCTCGGGTCGACCGCGAATACCCCGCTCGGTGGAAGTGATACGCGCCCTTCGGAGCCGCAGTCGATCGCGTTCGATGCCCAGAGGAGCGACATTCCGTTCTTCGCACGCAACGAAGTGGAGCGCGCGGCGTCCTTTTTCGTGACGGGTGGTCTCGTTGCGGTCCATTCGCAAGGGCGGGATCGAGAGGCCGTCTGGGATGCGCTCGATAGTCGCGAGGTCTACGGCACGAGCGGCCCGCGTATCCTCTTGTGGTTCGATCTTCTGAACCCGCCGACGCGCGATCCGGCCCCCATGGGCACCGAGGTCGAGATGGCGGAGGCGCCTGTCTTCGAGGTCCGTGCAGTGGGCTCGTTCGAGCAGAAGCCGGGCTGCGCCGACTCGGCGGTGCGCGCACTCGGAGAAGAGCGGGTCGAGTGGCTCTGTGGCGGAGAGTGCCTGCATCCGTCGGACGAGCGTCGTAAGATCTCTCGAGTTGAGGTCGTACGGATTCGTCCGCAGGTCGAGGCGGGAGAGCCGATCGCGCCTCTCATCGAGGACCCGTGGCAAGTACATCCGTGTCGGGCCGACTCGGAGGGCTGCCGCGTTGTCTTCACGGACCCGGACTTCGCGGCGGCCGGGCGCGACGCGGTCTATTACGTCCGCGCGGTCGAAGAGCCGAGCCTCGCGGTGAACGCGGACAATCTCCGCTGTGAGCGCGACGAGAACGGCAGTTGTCTCGCGGTCCGGCCCTGTGACCCCGAGCCGCTCGATGCGGAGTGCCTGGCCGAGACCGAGCAGCGCGCCTGGTCCTCGCCGATCTTCGTGGACCACGCGGGTTGAATGCTATGGGAACGGCACCATGAATCTCCACGGTGAGCCCGCTTACGTCGGCCGCTTCTGCGGCTCGAGTTCGTACGAAGTGAGTCCGGAGGTCGCCGCGTTCTACGCGGACGCTCTCGACGACCCGACCCTGGCTGGTTCCGACGTGGCGCCGCCGTTGCTGTACCACTCCGAGTGCTACAAGTGGCTCGGCAATTGGTACCTGCAGAATCTCTTCGGCAATCTGCACGCGCAGCAGGACTGGGAGATGTTCTCTCCAGTTCGAGTGGGCTCGAAGATTCGCACGGTCTCCACCATCGTCGATCGCTTCGACAAGCGCGGTCGCAACTACGTTCTCAACGAAACCGACTTGTTCGACGAGGAAGATGGTCGCCTGCTCGTTCGCGGGCGCACACACCAATCGTTCCTCCCGCCGAAGAAAGACGGCGACGGGGACGGCTACGTCGTCGACAAGGATACGGCGAAGAAGAAGACGGCGCGCCCGCCCTTTCCGACGGCAACCGGCGCGGATCTGGAGTCCGTCACGAAACGAATCGACCAGCGTCGCTGTTGGATGTTCTCCGGCCCCGAGCGGAATTACCACAACGATCCGGTCGAGGCGGAGAAGCTCGGATTTCCGAACATCGTCGTGCAGGGGATGATGTCGACCTGCTTTGTCGCGCAGGTGATGCAGAACGCGTTCGGCCCGGGCTGGCACACGGGCGGCAAGATGGCACTCAAGCTCACGAACGTTCTGTGGGTCGATGAGCAGGTGACGGCGTTTGGTCGAATCCAAGATGAGGTGGCAGAGGGAGCGCAGACGCGCGTGCACTGCGAGGTTTGGGTCGACAAGGCAGACGGCACGCGCATCGCGCTCGGCACCGCGAGCGCTCTGCGCGAATGAGCCTCCGATCGGAGAGCTGATGGCGGACTTTGGCATCGACCGTCTCGAGTCGCTCGTGCGCGACGAAATGGCCGCGCGGGCGGCGGAGTCTTCGCCGGAATCGTACGGCGAACGCCTTCGCGCGATGAGTCGTCGTCCCGGGAAGTCGGGATCGGCCTCCCGGCGGGCGATGGGTCGGCTCGAGCGGGCTGCGCTTCGCGTGCTGCACGAAATTCGCAAGCGCCGATCGAGATGAAGGTCGTCCAGGTCATCAACGCCCTGGATCGCGCCGATGCAGTGTCTCTCTGCTTGCTCGAGACCGACCGCATGCTGCGCGAGCTCGGGCACGAGAGCGAGATCTACTACGAGTCGGCGCATCGCTCGCTGGCAGCCCGTGGTCGATCCGTCTCGCAGCTCCAACCGGATGCCGGCGACGTCGTTCTTTTTCACTACGCAGGGTACTCGAGGATTCTGTCGCGCGTCTCGCGCGTTCAAGGCAAGCGCGGTGTGGTGTTCCACAACGTGACGCCGGCGCACTTCTTCGAGGGTATTCCGGATACCTACGAGTTCTGTCAGCGGGCTGTGCGGCAGCTCCCCGAGCTGCCGACCTTGTTCGATTTCGGTGTCGGAGCCTCGGCCTTCAACGTCGAGACGTTGGCGGAACTCGGTTTCGAGCACACGAGGGTCCAGCCCATCGCTCAGGAGACGTCGGGGCTCGTCGAGGTTGAACCGGATCCGGCGGTGGTGCTGAAGTGGAACGACGGTTCGGTGAATGTACTCGTCGTCGCGCGCACCGCTCCGCACAAAGGTCTGCACTTTGCGGTCGAGGCCTTGCCCTCCATCGAGGCGGAACTCGGTCGGCGGGTGCGGCTCCTTCTGGTCGGCAAGACGTCTGGGTATGAGGCGTACCTGGAGCGACTGCACGGGATCATCGCGGCTGCGGGGCTGGAGGACCGAGTCGTTCTGACGGGCGAGGTTTCGAACCCGGAGTTGCGCGCGTACTACCAGTGCGCCGATGTTCTCCTGCAACTCAGCGAGCACGAGGGCTTCTGCGTGCCGCTGATCGAGGCGATGGCGTTTGGGTTGCCCGTCGTTGCGGCCGGCGCCGGCGCGGTTAGAGAGACCTTGGGCGGTGCGGGGATCCTGCTCGAGGATCGGTCACCGTCGGAAGTCGCGCGCGGCGTCGCGGAGGCGCTCGGGGCCGGTCGGGTGGAGCTTCTCGTAAGCCAGGAGGCGCGTGGGCGCGCCTTTTCTCGCCGCGCGGTTCAGGAATCGCTCGGGGACCTGCTCGCGTGGGTGGCGGGCGTACCTCGGCGGGACGCGCCGGTGCGGCTGCCGAGCGTTTCGGTGGTCGTGTGCACCTACAATCGCAGCCATGTTCTGGGGCGATGCCTCGAGGCGCTTCGGGAGGTCGACTATCCGGAGTTCGAGGTCGTTGTCGTCGAGGGTCCGTCGACCGACGCGACGGCGGAGGTCCTGGATCGCTATCCCGATGTCCGGCGCGTTCGGAATCCGGAGCGCAATCTTTCGATCTCGCGCAACGTGGGCATCGCCGCGAGCTCCGGCGAGATCGTCGCTTTCATCGACGATGATGCCGTTGCGGACTCCGGGTGGCTGCGCGCGCTGACGAGCGCGTTCGACGATCCTACGGTAGGCGCGGCCGGCGGCGACGTCTTCGGGCCGCGCGGGGACCACCTTCAGTTCTCCAACGGCATCCTCTCTCGCAACGGCCTCGTGATCGCCAAGCAGGAGAAGCCGGATGATCGCAACGACCCCGGCGCCGCGTGGTGCAATACGCTCATGGGGACGAACGCGGCCTTTCGCCGGAGGATCCTCGACGAGGTCGGCGGCTACGACGAGAATTACGAGTACTACCACGACGAGGCGGATCTCTGCGTGCGGGTCATCGATCGCGGTCATCGTGTCGAGCAGTGCCCCGATGCCGTCGTCTGGCATGGCTTCGAGCCGGGGACTTCACGCAAGAGTGCCTACGACGTCGACTTTACCATCGTCGTAAAGAACACGATCTACTTCGCGTTGCGGCACAATGGGTGGCGGCGTCGGCCCTGGCGGCTCCTCGGGCCGCTGGTCACGGTGCAGATCCACGTCGGGTGGACGCTGCGCCGCCTGGTCGAGCGGGAGATCGGTTTCTCGCACGCGGCCCGGTTGCTCGGTGGTTGGGGGCGCGGGGTGCGGCAGGGCTATCGAAAGGCGTTCACTGTGGAGGCGCGCTGTAATCTGGGCGGTCGCGTGCCCGAGGCGGCTCCGACGTCAGCTCCGTTCACACGCATCACTCGGTCCGCGGAGAAGCGCCCGCTCCACGTGGCGCTCTTGAGCCAGCAGTATCCGCCCGACGATTGCGGCGGCATCGGTGTCTACACCGAGCAGCTGGCACGAGGCTTGGTGGGGAAGGGGCACCGGGTGTCGGTATTGGCCGCCGGGAAGGCCGCGATCGATCGCGTGAACGGCGTCACGGTGTATCGGATCCCTACGGCCGAAGCGCCCGCCGGAATTCCGGCGGGCATGCGCGTGACGCGGAAGAACGTGGCGTACGGCCTCGGAGTGCAGGAGGTACTCTCGTGGCTCGTGCGAAGCGCGGATGTGCAGATCGTCGAGAGCCCGATCTGGGATGCGGAAGGGTACGCGGCGAGCCTCGCCGAGGACGTCCCACTGGTGCTGCGCCTCAACACCCCGATTGCGCTCGCCGCCGAGATGCAGGGGTGGAACTTCGACGCCGACCTGAAGCTCGCCTCGGAGCTCGAGTGGGCTCTGTTGCGGAACGCGCGAGGGGTGATCGATCCCTCGGGGACCATCGTCGAGACGATTGCGGCCAGGTTCGACGCACGCCCCGGGCAGGTTCCGGTCCGCACGATTCCGTTCGGGACACCGCTGCCGCCCGAGCCGGCGCTGCACGATGGAAGCGACGTCCGTTTTCTCTTCTTGGGGCGACTCGAACGAAGAAAGGGCATCGACACGTTGATGGAGGCGATCCCGCGGGTTCTCGAAGCTGCGCCGGGGGCGTTCTTCGATATCGCAGGCGATGGCGAGGCGGAGTTTGCTCCCGAGCGGCTGGTGGCGGGGCTCTCGGCGGAGCATCGCGCGCGCGTCCGGTTTCACGGCTTCGTCGGCGAAGAGGCGCGCGCGACGCTGTACGAAGAGTGCGACGTCTTCGTGGGGCCGTCGCGCTACGAGTCGTTCGGGATCGTGTACATCGAAGCCATGTCGTACGGCCGGCCCTGTATCGCTTGTGCGGTGGGTGGACCGACGCAGATCGTTCGCCACGAGGAGACCGGGCTGCTGGTGCCTCCGGCCGATTCCGATGCGCTCGGGGCGGCGCTCGTCGACCTCGCCCGGAACGCCGAGATGCGTCGCTCGATGGGCCGAGCGGCGCGGCAGAAAATTGAGGACGAGTATTCCGTGGAGCAGATGGTTCAGCGCACGATCGAGCTCTACGACGACGTGCTCGCCGCTTCGCCCGAGAGATCTTCGTAGACCTGTATCGTTTGCTCGGCGGCTCGCGTCCATGTGAAGCCGGCGGCACGTGCTCGGCCGTGCGCAATGCGGGGTGCGTTTCCCGCCTCGTTGGTCAGCACTTCGCCGAGTGCTGCGCTGAGCGCCGCGATGTCGTCCGGAGCGAACTGGAGAGCGGCGTCGCCCGCGACCTCGGGAAGCGACCCGCCGTTGCTGCACACCACGGGCGTGCCGACCGCCATGGCCTCTACGACGGGGAGCCCGAACCCTTCGTATCGCGACGGGAGGCAAAGGACGTCGGCGTTGCGATAGGCTTCGACGAGCGCGTCCTGGTCGAGGAGGCCTCTCCACTCGACCGCCTCTGCGACGCCCAACTCCGTCGCGCGTGTTGCGGGCTCGGGGAAGCGCCCGTCCTCGGGGCCTACGATGACGAGCTTCGCGTCGAATGGGAGGCGCGCGCGCGTCTGCGCAAAGCCTTCCACGAGGCCGACGAGATTCTTGTGGGGGTCGGAGCGCCCGACGAAGAGGATCGTGCGCGTCCTATCCTTCGGCCGCGCGCGGGCGGGGCCTGGACGGAACTCCGCACCGACCCCGCAGTGGATCGTACGGGTTCGTCGGGCGGCTTCGGCGGACAATCCCAAGCAGCGCACGACGTCTCGTCGTGAGACCTCGCTGACCGTCAGGATTCGCGCGGCGCGCTTACCGACCCGGCGCATGATCGCGTCGTAGAGCGGCGAGAGCCGGGCCTTCTTGGAGTTGGCTTCGGGGAACAGCATCGGGATCATGTCGTGAATCGTCGCTACGCACGGAATCTTCGTGCTGATCAGAGGGATCATGAAATTCGTGGAGTGAAATACATCGATGCGCTGCCGAACCAGCACGCGCGGGAGGCGAAGCTGCGATAACGGTGACATCGGTCCGTACGGCACCAGCAGCGTCTCGACGCCGGAGGTCTCCAGCCGGGCGTCGCGAAGAACGCGCGCCCGGAGGTCGCCGTCGTCGAACAGGAGCACGAACGTATGCTCGGCCTGGGTGATTCGAACCAGATGCTCGATCAGTTGGAGCGTGTACGTCCCGATGCCGGACGCCTCGTGGCGGATCCAGCGTGCGTCGATGCCGATTCTCATGTGCCGGCCGGGGCCCGTACGCGGGCTAGGGTTCCTCGAACTCTCCCACGACGACCCCCGGGCTGAGCGACCCGCCGGCGCCGAAGAAGTACTCCTTGTACTTCGTGAAGCGGCCCTGCAGGTGCTCGTCGATCTGCTCCTGGGTGTAGTCGAGTCCCCCGAGGACAGGGATGTCTGCGGCTTCCGCCTTCTGCTTGGTCGCGTCGACGTCTTCGACGGCGAAGATCACGCCAGCGAGGCCTTCGCCGTTGGTCTCGAGGAAGGTCCGGATGCGGCTATCGCGCCCGTCGACCGGCGACACGAGCTCGATGCCCGCGTTCCAGGAGATCGAGCACCGGACGCCGTACGCTTCCGCGTCAGCGTCGTTTACCGGCTCGAACTTCGCGCCGAGGAGTTTCGTGTAGAACTCCTTCCCCTTCTCGAGGTCCCAGACCGCCATCGTGACTCGGTTGACGCCGCGCTGTTTCATCGCTGGGGATCGTATCGGAGTACGATCGCAGCGCAATGCATCGGTTTTTGATAAAAGGGGACCCGTGAAGCTGTGCTTGATCCTGGTGATGGTGGCGGGGTTGGTCGGCGGGTGTACGAAGCCGGCCCCGAACTTGGGCAGTGCCGGGGACCCGGCGCGCGGACGGAGCATCGCTGCGATTGCGGGTGGCTGCGGCTGTCACACGCCGGAGAAGGGGCCCGTCGGCGCGGGAGGCGTGGAGATCGAGACCCCGTTTGGGCTCTTCTACTCGACGAACATTACGAGCGATACGAAGGCCGGGATCGGCGACTGGACCGACCCCGAGATAGAAGGAGCGTTGCGACGCGGGATCCTGCGGGACGGCTCGGTGGAATCACCGGTCATGCCGTACTACCGCTACGCCGGTATGGCGGATCAGGACGTGCGCGATCTGATCGCCTGGCTGCGGACGCTCCCCGCGTCGTCCGAAGTGAATCGACCGGCCGACGTGAGCTTGCCTCTCCCGCGCCTCGCCTTCTGGGGTTGGCGCACGCTCTTCGCGTCGGGTGTCACGGCTCCCGCGACGGCTCCGGCTGCGGGCGTCGAGCGGGGGGAGTACCTCGTCCAGTCCGTCGCGATCTGTGGTGACTGCCATACACCGCGCGACGTCTTGGGAAGGGCCGACGAGGCGCTGTACCTGGCCGGCTCCAAGGACGGTCCGCTCGGCGGCGTGCCGAATATCACGCCCGACCAGAAGACCGGTGTCGGAGACTGGGATGAGAGCGACATGGTCGCGCTCCTGCAGGACGGGATGCAGCCCGACATGGACAACGTGCAGGGAAAGATGGCGGACGTCGTCGACGGCATCGCCGGCGGCCCCGGATACTTCGATGCGCCCGAGGCCGACTTCACGGCGATCGCGGCATACTTGAAGACGGTGCCGCCGATCTTTCACGACGTGGGGGACTAGCTCCCGACCGCTAGCCCTGCGTGATGGGGATGTGGCCGGGCTGGTCGGCCACCCTTGTGATCCAGCCCTGGATGTTCGGATAGGGGTCGAGTTCGAACCCGCCTTCGGGCGCGACGTGGGTGTAGGCGAACAGCGCGATGTCGGCGATCGTGTACCGGCGTCCGACGAAGAAGTCGTTCTTCGCGAGATGGGTCTCCATGACGGCGAGAGCCTCGTGGCCGAGGCGGTACTTCTCCTCGAGGCGCGCCCGGCGCTCGTCGGTGAGTTCGAGGTGTTGGATCCAGTGGCGTGACGTCGCGATGTTAGGCTCGTGGTTGTACTGCTCGAAGAACATCCACTGCAGGACCCGCGCGCGGTCGAGGCTCCGGTCCGGAAGAAATGGCGTGCCGTCGGCCAGGAAGAAGAGGATCGCGTTGGATTCGGCGAGGTGAACGCCCTCGTCGGTCTCGAGTAGCGGGATGCGACCGTTGGGATTCTTCTCCAGGTAGGCGTCGGTGCGCGTCGCGCCATCCACGATGTCGAGTTCGATGCGTTCGAACGGGACGTCGAGTTGGGTCAGCAGCAGCCGGATCTTGTAGCCGTTTCCGGAGGGCAGGTAGTCGTACAGGCGCATGGAGCTGACGTACCACCTCGCGGGTGGTTCGAGGAGCCGTGTTTTCGACCCTGGAAATCCTTCCCCGTCCGTCTCGTCCGGGCTGGAGGGCGGGTCGTGGTCACCAAGGAAGTTCGGATTGCCGTCGACGATCGGATCGGCGAGGTGAGTGGGCTGCTCGACCGCCCGCGACGCTGCGCTACCAATTCCCGTACATGGAGAAGGGGGGCAGGCGGCCCGACTCGAAGAAGGTGCTGCTCGCAAACGTGCGAGCGGTGGCGGCGTTCGGGGTGAAGAGCGCGCGGATCATTTCCAGGACGTCCGCGGTCCGATGCTGTTTCTGCAAGGGACGCGTGACTCGCTCGCGGATCTCGATTCGATCAAAGGGATTGCCAAGGGGCTCGGGAAGCGCGGCAAGATCCACGTCGTCGAAGGCGGGGGTCATTCCTTTCACGTCCTGAAGCGCTCGGGTCGGGCGGACGAGGAAGCGCTCGACGAGCTTGCGGAGCCGATCGCGTTTTTCGTAGCGGTCTGAGGACAGCAGGTTCCATGCGTGTCGCCGCTGGACCGGCCGAGGTAAAACGTGCTCTGCTAGGGCGCGATGGTTCGCCTAACGCGACGACGGTTTCTCGAGCTTGCCAGCGCGACGGGAGCGGCGGCGTCGTTCCCCTGGGTGAGCGGTTGTAGCGACGCCGATCTGTCGCAGTCCGCGGCGCGCTTCTTCACGGACGACGAGCGGCGGGTGGTCCGTGCGATGGCCGGCGCGATCGTGCCGGAAGATGATCTTTCGGTCGGCGCGGTCGTGACGGACGCCGTCGAGTTCATCGATCGCTGGCTCGCGGCGTTCGAGAACGATCCGCCCGGAATCTATCGGTCCGGGCCGTTCAGCGGCCGGACACCATTTCCCGATCCTGCGACCGGGCTGCCCGGCCGCGAGTATCCCGCGAACGACTTCCTCGAGGTCTTGCCGCTCACGCGAATGCAGGATCTGGCGTTTCGGATCGAGTTGTACGGCTCGGGTGCGGTGCCGGGCGGCGACATCAATGCGCCGCTGGTACCGTCGACGCCGGGTCGGCGCGCGGACTATCGGGCAACGGTGGCCGCCTGGCGCGACGCGGCGTCGTCTCTCGGAGTCGATTCGTTCGAGGCGGTTGACGACGAGCAAAAGCTCGGGGTGTTCGCCGAGACTGATCCTGGGTTCCGGTCGGCGTTCTTGCACGACGTCGCGCAGGGCATGTTTTCGGCGCCGGAGTACGGGGGTAATCGAGACGGGCTTGGATGGCGCGACTACGACTACGACGGCGATAGCCAGCCGCTCGGCTACACGTTGTTCGGCCCCGACGGTGAGCCGTTCGATCACCCCGACCGGCCGAACCAAACGGCTGACCCTGCGCGTCCGGCGCGTGCCTTCTCCCCGGAAGTCGAGAGCTTCATCGAGGCGATCACGATCGGGCAGGGCGGTAGGCGGTTCTTCTGATGAGCCTGCCGTCCGGCGTTCCGAACGTTCTGGGGGATACAGCGCTCGACCGCTTCGACGTCGTGCTCGTGGGCAGCGGGGCCGGGGGCGGCGCAGCCGCACGCGTTCTTGCGACGAACGGTCTCAAGGTGTGCATCCTCGAGGCCGGCAACAACTACTTCGTGGGGCTCGACGATCCGGCACCCGGGATGCCGCGCCCGCTCTTCTCGAACGACGAGCTGAAGCTGACCTCGCGCGGGCTGATTCACCAGCAGGCCCGGGTGGAACCGCGAACGTTTCGCCCCTCGGCAGAGGCCGGCGCGCGTGCATTGATCGGTGAGGTCAATAATCTTCCGAAGACCGTCGGCGGGGCCTGGGTGCACGCGGACATGCAAACCCCGCGCTTTCAGGAGTTCGACTTCCGACTCGGGCGCGATCTCGGGGGCGTGGCCGGTGCGAGCTTCGTGGACTGGCCGCTCTCGTACGACGAGCTCGAGCCTTACTACGCGGCCATGGAGCGGCTCGAAGGGGTGCAGGGGGAAGCCGGCGCGGACCCGTTCGCGTCGCCCCGATCCGCGCCGTACCCCATGCCGCCCGGTCCGACGATGTACGTGTCCGAGGTGTTGGCGGAGGGTTCACTGCGTCGGGGGTTGCAGCCGTTTCCGTACCCCGGGGCTCGTGCGTCGCGCCCATACCGCGGGCGTCCCGCGTGCAACGATTGCGGTTTTTGCTCCAAGTACGGGTGCCCGACCAACGCGAAGGGGTCAGTGGCGCTGCTGCGGGACGCGCTTCTCACCGGGAACGTGCAAGTGCGGTTCAATTCGGCGGCGACGCGGCTCGAAGCGGATTCTACCGGACGTCGCGTCGTGGGCGTGCACTACCTGGACTCCGACGGGAACCCCGCGGTCGTACGCGGCGATCGCTACATGCTGGCCGCGAGTGCGATCGAGTCTGCGCGGCTGTGTCTGCTCTCGGATCCGGGCGGGCCCGGGCTCGGGAACTCGTCGGGCGAGGTCGGCCGGAATCTCATGTTCCACCACCAGACGGTCTCGGTGGGGGTGTACCAGGAGGATTTCCACGGTGAGCGGGGGCGCTCGGTGACGGCGGGCTTCACGGATTTTCGTGGCGTGCCCGGGGATCCGGCCCGGCCCCTTGGGGGCATAGTCGAATTTGGGACGAACTCCGAGAAGATCGTGGACGCCCTGATCTACATGATCGACCTCGGGTTCACCGGGGCGACGCTGAAGAACTTCATGCGCGACAGCCCTCTGGGTTCCAGCATCGGCGCTCTCATCATGCAGGGAGAAGATGCGCCGCGGTCGACCAACCGAGTCGATCTCGACCCCGACGTGCGTGATTTGAACGGACTGCCGGTGCCGCGCATCACATACGAACCGCACGCCTTCGAACTCGAGGCGCGCAACGTCTACGGGCCGCGGTTGATCGACATCCACCAGGCGGCTGGGGCTCAGTTCGGGTTCGTCGCGCCGATCTACGAGGGCGGGGCGACGCCGAGCAGTCGACACATCCTCGGCACGCTACGGATGGGCAACGATCCCCTGACGTCGGTCACCGACCGTTTCGGTCGGTTTCACGATGTGGACAATCTCTACTCGGCCGATGGAGCGCCGCTTCCGACTTCGTCCGGATACAACCCGACACTCACGCTTCAGGCGCTGGCGAGTCGCACCGCGGGGGCGATCGTCGAT from Candidatus Binatia bacterium includes these protein-coding regions:
- a CDS encoding dienelactone hydrolase family protein, with translation MGCSTARDAALPIPVHGEGGQAARLEEGAARKRASGGGVRGEERADHFQDVRGPMLFLQGTRDSLADLDSIKGIAKGLGKRGKIHVVEGGGHSFHVLKRSGRADEEALDELAEPIAFFVAV
- a CDS encoding glutathione S-transferase family protein is translated as MRLYDYLPSGNGYKIRLLLTQLDVPFERIELDIVDGATRTDAYLEKNPNGRIPLLETDEGVHLAESNAILFFLADGTPFLPDRSLDRARVLQWMFFEQYNHEPNIATSRHWIQHLELTDERRARLEEKYRLGHEALAVMETHLAKNDFFVGRRYTIADIALFAYTHVAPEGGFELDPYPNIQGWITRVADQPGHIPITQG
- a CDS encoding VOC family protein, with protein sequence MKQRGVNRVTMAVWDLEKGKEFYTKLLGAKFEPVNDADAEAYGVRCSISWNAGIELVSPVDGRDSRIRTFLETNGEGLAGVIFAVEDVDATKQKAEAADIPVLGGLDYTQEQIDEHLQGRFTKYKEYFFGAGGSLSPGVVVGEFEEP
- a CDS encoding gluconate 2-dehydrogenase subunit 3 family protein, producing the protein MVRLTRRRFLELASATGAAASFPWVSGCSDADLSQSAARFFTDDERRVVRAMAGAIVPEDDLSVGAVVTDAVEFIDRWLAAFENDPPGIYRSGPFSGRTPFPDPATGLPGREYPANDFLEVLPLTRMQDLAFRIELYGSGAVPGGDINAPLVPSTPGRRADYRATVAAWRDAASSLGVDSFEAVDDEQKLGVFAETDPGFRSAFLHDVAQGMFSAPEYGGNRDGLGWRDYDYDGDSQPLGYTLFGPDGEPFDHPDRPNQTADPARPARAFSPEVESFIEAITIGQGGRRFF
- a CDS encoding DUF3604 domain-containing protein codes for the protein MYWLGRTFGVLVAIAILGVALLWVFGRGTFGDSVGPGEIRGARLPRAQVAERFSAQREAAEALGLGAPKQILFGDLHVHSSYSLDAFFMSLPMMAGEGAHPIADACDFARYCSGLDFWSINDHAVSLTTDRWNETVASLRECQGIAGDGKGPDLVSFLGWEWTQMGSNPANHYGHKNVIFRDLEDGDVPTRPIFAIPPSEAKDRDLDNQPGTLAMGALALAAGQQGSDIALFFSQIMEEPPCPEGVPVRDLPLDCREGAETPSELFAKLDDWGYRALVIPHGTAWGMYTPQGSSWAKQATLAQHDPKWQKLVEVYSGHGNAEEFRDWNSVTIAADGTKTCPEASDTYLPSCRRAGEIIRQRCLDAGESAEECELRAVVAGQNYVDADISGHLTVPGVALEEWLDSGQCTDCFQPAFNFRPKSSVQYMTAVAGFEDPSDPVRLRFGFLASSDVHSSRPGTGYKEYERTRMTEARLGSTANTPLGGSDTRPSEPQSIAFDAQRSDIPFFARNEVERAASFFVTGGLVAVHSQGRDREAVWDALDSREVYGTSGPRILLWFDLLNPPTRDPAPMGTEVEMAEAPVFEVRAVGSFEQKPGCADSAVRALGEERVEWLCGGECLHPSDERRKISRVEVVRIRPQVEAGEPIAPLIEDPWQVHPCRADSEGCRVVFTDPDFAAAGRDAVYYVRAVEEPSLAVNADNLRCERDENGSCLAVRPCDPEPLDAECLAETEQRAWSSPIFVDHAG
- a CDS encoding glycosyltransferase family 1 protein, with product MRIGIDARWIRHEASGIGTYTLQLIEHLVRITQAEHTFVLLFDDGDLRARVLRDARLETSGVETLLVPYGPMSPLSQLRLPRVLVRQRIDVFHSTNFMIPLISTKIPCVATIHDMIPMLFPEANSKKARLSPLYDAIMRRVGKRAARILTVSEVSRRDVVRCLGLSAEAARRTRTIHCGVGAEFRPGPARARPKDRTRTILFVGRSDPHKNLVGLVEGFAQTRARLPFDAKLVIVGPEDGRFPEPATRATELGVAEAVEWRGLLDQDALVEAYRNADVLCLPSRYEGFGLPVVEAMAVGTPVVCSNGGSLPEVAGDAALQFAPDDIAALSAALGEVLTNEAGNAPRIAHGRARAAGFTWTRAAEQTIQVYEDLSGEAASTSS
- a CDS encoding c-type cytochrome, yielding MKLCLILVMVAGLVGGCTKPAPNLGSAGDPARGRSIAAIAGGCGCHTPEKGPVGAGGVEIETPFGLFYSTNITSDTKAGIGDWTDPEIEGALRRGILRDGSVESPVMPYYRYAGMADQDVRDLIAWLRTLPASSEVNRPADVSLPLPRLAFWGWRTLFASGVTAPATAPAAGVERGEYLVQSVAICGDCHTPRDVLGRADEALYLAGSKDGPLGGVPNITPDQKTGVGDWDESDMVALLQDGMQPDMDNVQGKMADVVDGIAGGPGYFDAPEADFTAIAAYLKTVPPIFHDVGD
- a CDS encoding glycosyltransferase, yielding MKVVQVINALDRADAVSLCLLETDRMLRELGHESEIYYESAHRSLAARGRSVSQLQPDAGDVVLFHYAGYSRILSRVSRVQGKRGVVFHNVTPAHFFEGIPDTYEFCQRAVRQLPELPTLFDFGVGASAFNVETLAELGFEHTRVQPIAQETSGLVEVEPDPAVVLKWNDGSVNVLVVARTAPHKGLHFAVEALPSIEAELGRRVRLLLVGKTSGYEAYLERLHGIIAAAGLEDRVVLTGEVSNPELRAYYQCADVLLQLSEHEGFCVPLIEAMAFGLPVVAAGAGAVRETLGGAGILLEDRSPSEVARGVAEALGAGRVELLVSQEARGRAFSRRAVQESLGDLLAWVAGVPRRDAPVRLPSVSVVVCTYNRSHVLGRCLEALREVDYPEFEVVVVEGPSTDATAEVLDRYPDVRRVRNPERNLSISRNVGIAASSGEIVAFIDDDAVADSGWLRALTSAFDDPTVGAAGGDVFGPRGDHLQFSNGILSRNGLVIAKQEKPDDRNDPGAAWCNTLMGTNAAFRRRILDEVGGYDENYEYYHDEADLCVRVIDRGHRVEQCPDAVVWHGFEPGTSRKSAYDVDFTIVVKNTIYFALRHNGWRRRPWRLLGPLVTVQIHVGWTLRRLVEREIGFSHAARLLGGWGRGVRQGYRKAFTVEARCNLGGRVPEAAPTSAPFTRITRSAEKRPLHVALLSQQYPPDDCGGIGVYTEQLARGLVGKGHRVSVLAAGKAAIDRVNGVTVYRIPTAEAPAGIPAGMRVTRKNVAYGLGVQEVLSWLVRSADVQIVESPIWDAEGYAASLAEDVPLVLRLNTPIALAAEMQGWNFDADLKLASELEWALLRNARGVIDPSGTIVETIAARFDARPGQVPVRTIPFGTPLPPEPALHDGSDVRFLFLGRLERRKGIDTLMEAIPRVLEAAPGAFFDIAGDGEAEFAPERLVAGLSAEHRARVRFHGFVGEEARATLYEECDVFVGPSRYESFGIVYIEAMSYGRPCIACAVGGPTQIVRHEETGLLVPPADSDALGAALVDLARNAEMRRSMGRAARQKIEDEYSVEQMVQRTIELYDDVLAASPERSS